gctggaggtatagttcagtgatagagtacccctgtATTTAAttcaaagaaggagaaaaagaatatcAACTATGTCCCTGTCACCCTTCAGACCCTCCATGGGCACCCTGCCCAGGCCAAATACCTCCCTTGGCATTAAAGACCCCGTCCCAAACCAAGCCTGAGCCAAACTTGTCCTTCCAGTTTCCTCTCACATGCTCCCTGCTCAAAACCTCTACACTGGTCAGTTCACACTTATTTATTCAgtcaatcattcaacaaatattgactgCTTCCCATGTGCAGGCTGAGCACTGGCTACTAGGGCATGACGGTTAGCAAGACAGGCACCATCCCTGTACTCCCTAGGGGCCACATAtctagtgggggggggggcggttaagAGGAAAGTAAATAAAGGGCATTAGGCCCACTGCAGTAAGAGAGTTGTGGGGAAGCACAGAGGCCATGCATGCACCTAAGCCAGCCTTAGGTTGGGgagggctccctggaggaggtGACATCTCAGCTGAAGAATCTGAGTAAACTAGACTGCGTCTGGGGAGTGGTAAATATTCCAGGTGGAAGGAACTTGAGTTCAAAATGCAAAGGGCAGGTTGGAGGGCAGAGCCTGCAGAACTGACTGACACTCATCCTGACTGGAGGGCGGTATGGCATTTATTGTCAAATGTTTATTCTGGGATCTCCCTTTCCCACTTGAAAGGCTTTTACTCCTCCTCTAGGCCTCCCCAGCAGGAAAGACTGGGTGCAGCAGGCCTGCTTCTGCCTGGCATTTGAGACTAGAGAATAAGCAAAGGGTTTGTGGGGCTCCAGCCTGGGAGGGTCAAGGGATGGAGGTCCTGGGCTGGGTTAGGGGATCCTGATTCTGGGATTTGAGGTTGGAGTTGAGTTTTAGGGAGCTAGACTCAGGAACAGGAGTCAAGGTTGGGGCTGAGGGTAGGGTTGGGGTCTAGGATCTAAGTTCAGAATCTGGGTTAAAATTAGGAGTTAGTTTCAGGCCAGATGAGCAGTTGGGTGTAGAAAAGGAGctgcagctgggggtggggggttctaGGTAGGGTTTGCAAGTGCAGCAGGAGTTGGGGGTAGGTTCCGAGGTAAATCTGAAGTGGGGGTTGGGTTGCGGCCCAGGCTCTGGGGCAGAAAGACAACATTCCTCCCGCAGCGAATTGTGTTCGGAGCCCCAACAGCAGCTGACaaaatcccctcccttcccaggaATGCCTCTGCCCAGCAGAAGGAGCGCTGCCACGTCAGCCAATCGGCTTAGGCCCTGCCCTGTAAACAACACCTGTTAATCCCCCTCCCTCCAGGCTCACCTGAGTGCAGGTTAGGCAGGTGAAGTGCCTCCCCGGAAACGGAGCTAGAGCGCCCCACCTGCCCGGCCCTGCCTGCTCAAATCGGATCCAGCACGTCCAGGCTTCTCGTGAGTGCCCCACAGTCTCCCCACCCGCTCCGCCCCCACCTTCTCCCACTAGCTCTCGCCCTGAgatcctccaccccacccccagcctggcGCCCGCCGACCCGATACACCTGTGCCCTTACTTTCAGACCAGCGAGTCACAACCCAAGGGAATGCTGGGACAGAGTCCATGCCCCGCCCAcggcccctcccccacctcccttggGGCATTAGTATCTGCCCCGCCCACTTCCCCTGCTGGGTAGCCCCAGCGGAGGGGTCGTGGAGCATGCATACTTCCTCAGGGTGTACCCCTGCACAGTCATGTTATCATATCTGGAATGATCCAGGACCTATGCTCCGTCCTATCTGGAATCAGAGGGGTAACATCGGGTTCACTTATCCAAAAAGCATGCTTCAGCCTCTATGCAGACTCCAGGCCCCACTGGAATTCTGAAAGGAAGAGGTCAAATGACTCCCTTCCGTCCCTTAAGACAAATGTCACAGTCCTTGCTTTTTAGATAAGGAGACTGAAGCTCTAAGAGCTGAGCTCATGGGGCCCCCTGACTCTCCCCATCTCCTCTCCTGGGTGCAGAGGGCCCTGTCTGACCAAGCACACCCAACGCCTAGCATGCCAACAGGACCTGCTTATTTCTGATGTTTGTGGCAAATTGGGCTCCTTGAGGACAGAGACTGCACCTGCTTTATTTTTGCCCTGTGTGAGTCATGCTGGCTGTCCTCTAGAGGACAGGTTAAATGAGTAACCACTGTTAGGTCCCTCCCCATGTTTCCAtggtggggagggctgggctggggttcaAGTCCAGAGCCTTTCTTTTTCCTCAGCACTTTAAAGAAACCATGGAGGAGGATGACATGGGTGGGGTGTGGGTGAAAGTGGAGAAGAGTGGGGCAACAGAAAGCTTATTGGGGGTCAGGGCTGAAGAGGCAGGCACAGGGGGGCTACTGTAGGAACAGAATAGATAGACAGCCTGACTGGTGGACTGGGTGTGACAGAGGGAGACCAGCCCCCCTGGCTGAGAGGTGTGATGCAATCCTGAAGTTGggaacacagaagagaagcaggtTTGGGGTAAGATGACCAGTTTGGGTTGGGACCTGTTGCATCAGAGATGACAATGGGACATCACGATGACAGTTGACTTGGGAGGAAGATCCTGGTTGGAGATGGAAATTTGGGAACCAAAGTCTTTTCCTGCCAGGCTGTGAGATGAGATAGGCCTGGAAGGAGGGTATTAGGGGCCAGATTCTGACCCACAGAGAAGGAGGAGACTCATCTCTAAGCGAGAAGTTACAGAATCAGGCCACTGGTTCCAGAAGAGTTAAGTCATCAGCCCCCCTCCCCACAACTCCCCCCCAGGAACCAGTGGTGACAGCTGAGGCCATGTGAGTCTGGATCCTGAATGAGGCTTTATCTCTAGCTGTTCGTCCCATCGTCCACTGTGGCACCAGCTCCGTCGGCCGGCCAGGATGGGACAGGCGACTGGGAGAGCCAGAGCCAGAGAGGTCAGGGGCTGAGCAACGGGATTTCCTGGAAGGGTGTGGGGGTATCCTGGGAGGAGGGGAACTTTCCTGGGGTCACTGTAGAGGCTTCCCCAAGGGGTAGTGCTGGGGAGGAGACTTTCCCAAAGGGGATTCCAGAGGACACAGGGGGAGGATACTCGGGGATCGTCCCCAAGGCTCCCAGGTGAGACCATGAAAGCTGGGTGGATGGGAGGTAACATCGAGATCCTTCCCCTGCAGGTGATGATGACCATAGCCTGGGCTGAGAGAGGAACAAGACTCTGGGCCTGCGACTGCCAAGCAGGTGGTAGGGGCACCAGGCCATGATCTGTACCCTCTGATCCCTGACGCTGACCTTCTGCCCTGACCTGCCTGACTAAGCCATGTCTGAACAAGCTCAAGCCCCTTTGGGCCGGGGGCTGCCCCCCGACATGCTGGCAGAGCAGGTGGAACTGTGGTGGTCCCAGCAGCCAAGACGCTCCTTGCTGTGCTTCAGCGTCGCTGTGGGCCTTGTGGCAGGCTGTGGGGCAGGTGGCGTGGCCCTGCTGTCCTCCACCAGCAGCCGCTCTGGTGAGTGGCGCCTAGCAACAGGCACTGTGCTCTGCCTACTGGCCCTGCTGGTTCTGGTGAAGCAGCTGATGAGCTCAGCTGTGCAGGACATGAACTGTATACGCCAGGCCCACCACGTGGCCCTGCTGCGCAGCGGTGGAGGGGCCGATGCCCTGgtggtgttgctcagtggtctcGTGCTGCTGGTCACCGGCCTAACCCTGGCTGGACTGGCTGCTGCCCCAGCTCCTGCTCGGCCACTGGCCACCATGCTGTCTGTGGGGATTGCCCTGGCTGCCTTGGGCTCGCTCTTGCTGCTGGGCTTGCTGTTATATCAGGTGGGCGTGAGTGGACACTGCCCTGCTACCCGTGCAGCTGCCCCCTCAACCCATAGTGGCCACGGTGGCAATAGCAGCATCTTCAGCATCTCAGGACAGTTGTCTTCTGGCCAGCGTAATGAGACCACCTCCAGCATCGCCAGCCTCATCTTATAGAGCCAGAATCCTCCTTCCCAGGACCTGTCTCAGCGTCTCCAAAACTGTGCCaggatgtgcatgtgtgtgcttgtgtgtgaatgtgtgtatgtctCAGGGCCACATCAGCCCTTCACTGGGTGTGTGATATGGGATTAGGAGCCCACATGTACTCACATTCCACATCTACTCACATTCCACATCACAGGTTAGCGTGTGCCTCCTTGGAACTGCATGTTTGTGTCTGATGACTGTCACTCTGTCTATCTGGGTCTGAGTTCTCTAGGGAGAGAAACATCTGCAATCCCTATTTCCAACACCCCTCAACTCTAGCCTTGCCCGGCAATACCCGTCAAGGGTTTCCACAGGGTGACTGTTGTCCATCCCAGAGACTGCACCAGTGACCGCTCATCAAGAAGAATGACTGGTGGCAAAGCAGAAGGAACAGGGGCTCCAGGATTGAAATCCTTCCAACCCCCAACCCAGGCACCTAATAGCTGGGAGATTCAGCAAGCAACTTAGTCTCTCTGGCCTTTTCTAGAGGTCAGGTTGCCACtgtttgtgagaattaaatgttgTCATGAATGGAAGGACTGGGCTCAGGAGAGATATGCATGTACAATAAAGTGGTGGCTGCTGTTTTCATTGTCATCTTCACCTCACCATCTCACCTGGGAGATCCTCCTTCTCCCTAGGGCACACACCACTCCTCCCAAGGCTAGCTCTTCCCTGCCATGTCAGTTCATAAAGGGAGCCTTGAAGGtggcctgggcctggcctgggaTTTCTCCTCTCAGGTAataaggggaaggaggggaagagtgTTGAATGGCTGTTCAGGTTTGGGAAGATAATGAGTTTGTGGTTCCAGAAAAAGGGTGGAGAACCTGAAGAGTCCTTCACGTTTGTTCACTTGCTGATTCAAGGGGAGGCCGGAAGCCTTGGGGTGttctcagctgatttctctgGAGACTGCACCTCCTTTACACTGTCTCCCTTCAGCTGACTCCCTGAGGGTGACTGGGAGGCTGAATCTCCCTACCCCACCTTGGAAACCAGAACATCCATTTAGTCACTACACCAGCTGGCCTGCTTGTGGGCTCCTGGGCATAGGAGAGGAGTTTGGGATTCTGGGGTGCTGAGAGTCACTTCCTGCCCTGGAAGGAACCTGCCCTTCTGTGGTGTGCTGACACTTCCTGGGTGGTAGCAAGACAGCCCCACTGGAATCAGCCCACAGCCGGGCTGCTTACTGCTGCTTCACATCCTGCTGTGCAAGGTGCAGATGGAAGGTGCCAGAGAGTCAGGGAAAGAGAATTGTCTCCTAAGAAACATTACACTAGAGGCCCTCACGTGAGAAAATTGCTTTCAGCAGGCAAGGGCAGGCCTGTCTTCTGGAAAAACACAGGGCTGATGGTCAAGGAGAAGAGAGCTATAGGGACGGGGCAACACGGGCAGCCCAGAGGGAAAGCCAGGGATGTCCAAGAACACCTAGTCATGCTCCACACATGCAAAATGGAATTTTCTGCTACCTTGAAGGAGCTCCTCTGTCTCACCTGGAAGTGCCACCAGTCACCTAGTATTCAAGTCAGAGATCTCAGAGTGGTGCTAAATGGTGGTACCTTCACAGTCTCTTCCCCCAATTCCGTCAATAAATCACCAATTTCTCTGATTCCCCTCATAGATATTTGCCTGCTAATCCACATCTGTATCCTACCTAGCAGGAACTCCCTTTGT
This sequence is a window from Marmota flaviventris isolate mMarFla1 chromosome 10, mMarFla1.hap1, whole genome shotgun sequence. Protein-coding genes within it:
- the Tmem125 gene encoding transmembrane protein 125, with the protein product MSEQAQAPLGRGLPPDMLAEQVELWWSQQPRRSLLCFSVAVGLVAGCGAGGVALLSSTSSRSGEWRLATGTVLCLLALLVLVKQLMSSAVQDMNCIRQAHHVALLRSGGGADALVVLLSGLVLLVTGLTLAGLAAAPAPARPLATMLSVGIALAALGSLLLLGLLLYQVGVSGHCPATRAAAPSTHSGHGGNSSIFSISGQLSSGQRNETTSSIASLIL